The Christiangramia flava JLT2011 region ACTGGCGAGGCAGAAATTTTCAATAAGAATTCGGGCATAAATAAGATTAAGAAAATTTGCCGCTAAATTAAGACATTTTTAATAACTCACAGAATGTCATTTTACCGATTATTTGATGCTATTCATAGAATTTTTAATGTTTGCTCGCCGACGGTTTAAACAAATAACTATATTTAACTGCCCAATTCTATTATGCTCCTGCTTGGCAAGACTAAAAAAACTTTGGTTATGCTACAGCAACAGGATTTTATCGTCACTACAGAAGAAGAATTTCAGCAGATAGAAAGCGTGAAATCGCATATCGAAGAAATGCACCACAGAGGCAGTTTCTTTCATCTTTCTTTAAAAGCTCTAGAACTGATCAGGAGATTCAACAATTTATATGTGGAAGTTTTTGAACGCCACAATGAATCATCCAGTATGGTCAACCAACTACTCGTAACGGCGAAAATTCTTGAAGCAGAGTTTGTTCAGGAAATTTAAAATTCAATAAATAACTTATATTCAAAGACTTTCCATAACGGGGAGTCTTTCTTTTTTTACCCCATTATTTTTTTAAAAAAAATTCATTGTTTTATTTATAAAGAGGTTTATATTTGCAACCGCTTAAATGGTCGCGTAGCTCAGCTGGATAGAGCATCTGCCTTCTAAGCAGGCGAATTTGACATACAGAATTGCACCACCGGTCGCGTAGCTCAGTTGGATAGAGCATTTGCCTTCTAAGCAAACGGTCGCAGGTTCGAATCCTGCCGCGATCACTGTAAATAGGGACTTCCGAAAGGTTTGTCCCTTTTTTTATGGTTTAAAAATATGGTAGCATTCGGCGCTAACAGTTTCTTTAAATATGCGTTGTTCTCTTAGTCATTTCATAAATACGCACAGTTTACGCACACTTTTAGGAATTTTAACATATACCTATAAAATTTAACACAATTTGATTGATTTTTGATTAACCCAAGTAATTTTTTCGATAGAGAAATTTATCTTTCCATCAAAACCTTTAGAAATTAAACTCGAAAAATTCTGGGTCAAGAGTCTATAGAATGAAGAATGTTCTTCTATCTCTCATATTTATATTAATTAAAGAAAATTAATTCTCATTTTTTCAAATCAGTTTCCGGTTTCTAACAATTTGATTCCTATCCCGGAGGACAAGAGTTCAAAACTCGTACACTAAAAATAAGGCTTTCGAGAAATCGGGAGCCTTTTGTTTTTTAACCTAGTACGGAATAAATACTGAATAGCTATATTTTCTTTTCCAAATTGTACAATAATACCATTTAATATTATTTGAGATTAAATATTAAATCTAGCTAGAATGTTGTTCTCATAGTTATAATTCTCAATTGTAAGTCAGTACCTCCTACTCTTATTGTAATATATATCCAAGCACTTATATTTTTAAGTATTTGCTTAAATAAGTATACTTATATATATTTGTTCAATAATTAAATACTATGAAACTGGAAATCACCTGTACCAGAGCACAAGCTGATCATAAGCAGCTTCTTAATTGCAAAGCGACCTTAGATAAGATGGACGATAATTTTAAAGAAATTACCAAACTCCTTTCTATTGCCGGAAATGAGGTTCGTTTAAAAATTCTGTTCCTGTTAAATATGGAGAATGAATTATGTCCCTGTGACATAGCTGATATTTTAGAAATGAGTGTTCCTGCTATCTCCCAGCATATTCGTAAGATTAAAGATGCGGGGTTTATAAAGTCTCGAAGGGAGGGACAAACACTATACTATTCATTAGTTGGAGAGAAAACCACATTACTGAACAATATTTTTACTTCCTTAAGGACTTCAAAAAAATAGCTTAAATGAAATCTTCCAGTAAATCAACCAATTCTGCATTCGCAAGTCTATTAACAGCAATTACCGCATCTTTATGTTGCATAACGCCACTTATTGCTATTCTGGCAGGAAGCGGCGGAATTGCTACCATGTTTTCCTGGTTAGAACCTTTCCGACCTTATTTGATTGGGCTTACCATAGGAATTCTTGTATTCGCCTGGTACCTTAAATTGAAGCCTAGAACACAAAAGGAAATAGAATGCGCATGTGACGAAGATGAAAAAACCTCTTTCTGGCGATCAAAGAGTTTTCTGTTTGTTATTACTGTTTTTACGGCCTTGATGCTCACCTTTCCCTACTATTCAAGGTTATTCTATAATGCTTCTGAAAAAGAAATTCTTGTAGTAGCTGAAAATAATATTGAGAAAAAAATTATTGAAATAGAAGGAATGACTTGTGCAGGATGTGAAGCCCATGTAGAAAATGAAGTAAATAAGCTTCCGGGGATTATCTCTGTAAAAGCAAGTTATGAAAATTCAAATGCTATAGTGGAATTTGATAAATCGAAAGTAACGGCAACTGAAATCTTTATGGCTATTAATAAGACTGGATATAAAGCTATTACTGCGGAGAAAAAGATTAGATGAAATGAAAAAATATGATGTATTTGTAATTGGTTCCGGGATGTCCGGAATGACTGCGGCGAACAAATGTGCCTCCAAAGGACTTAAAGTTGGGATTACTGATGAATTGCCATACGGGGGTACTTGTGCCCTGCGGGGGTGTGATCCTAAAAAGGTGATTATAGGAGCTACTGAGGTTCGCGATTTTGCCCAAAGGCTTAAAGGAAATGGAATAGATACCATACCCAAAGTCAATTGGGAAGATATCATGGCATTTAAACAGTCCTTTGTAGATGCCATGCCCCCCAAAATTGAAAAAGCATATAAAAATAAAGATATTGACACCTATCACACTGCCGCTAAATTTTTATCTGATAATACCTTGCAGGTAGGCGATGAAGTTATTGAAGCAGATAAAATAGTTATTGCTACAGGGGCAAAACCAAGAATACTGGATTTTGAAGGTGGGGAATATGCGCTATCAAGTACTGATTTTCTTAACCTGAAAGAACTACCTCAGTCCCTACTATTTATAGGAGGAGGTTATATTGCTTTCGAATTTGCTCACATTGCTGCTCGTGCAGGAGCAGAAGTCACTATAGTTCATCGCAGTAAAAAGCCATTGGAAAACTTTGAACAGGATATTGTAGAGCATCTTGTTAATGCTACTGAGGAATTAGGAATTAAATTGATTCTGGAAACTGAAGTCTCCGGTATAGAAAAAACCGAAGAAGGTTACAATGTGAAAGGAAATAAAAATGGCAAAGACGTATCTTTCACGGTCGAAGCAGTTTTTAATTCAGCTGGCAGGCCCCCGGCCATTTTTGATCTTGATCTGGAAAAAGCAAACATTTCGTATTCAAAAAAGGGGATTGCGGTAAATGAATATTTACAAAGTACTTCTAATCCCAGAATTTATGCAGCCGGGGATGCAGCAGATACACGGGGACTACCTTTGACTCCTGTAGCGGTTCTGGAAGGACATACACTGGCTTCCAACATTATTAAAGGGAATAAAAAAGAAGTTAGTTATCCGCCAATGCCCACAGTTGTTTTTACCCATCCCACAATGGCTTCAGTGGGATTGACAGAAAAACAGGCAAACGAGAAAGGAATTCAATATAAAGTAAACTATAAATCTGCCGATGATTGGTTTAATGCAAAACGTCTGAACGTTAAGGAATACGCATTTAAAACAATAGAGGATCAAGAAGAACAGATTCTATTAGGTGCTCATTTAATTGGACCCAATTCAGAGGAAGTCATTAATATTTTCGCCATGGCCATTAAAACAAAAATGAAATTACAGGAGTTAAGAACCATGATTTTCGCCTATCCTACTATGGCGTCGGATATACCCCATATGCTGTAGAAAAAATTAAATTTATTATGGAATTGAAATTAAAATCGGAGCTCACCTGCCCGAATTGTGGATATAAAAAGGAAGAGCTAATGCCCACAACTGCCTGTCAGTTTTTTTATGAATGTGAAAACTGTAAACAGGTTCTTAAGCCTAAAGAAGGGGACTGTTGTGTCTTTTGCTCTTACGGTTCGGTTGCCTGTCCGCCAATACAGGGGGGTTCTGCCTGTTGTTGAAGAATAAAACGAGTATTGGAAAAACCAAATAAACTAAATTTTAAAAAAGTTGATTCTAATAATTGAAAGCAACAATAGCACTCTTTCGCTCATGTTCAGAAGGAATGCTGAAACCTGGGAAAATTAAGAAGCTATCTCAAAACCGTAAAGTATCCGTCATTCTGAATTTATTTCAGAATCTTTTCAATTTTAAATTAAATAATTATTAGACCCTGAATCGTCCCGATAGCTATCGGGACAGGGTGACGAAAAAGAGGTTTTGAGACGGCTTCTTTTTATATTAATAAATTCTATTCAATTATATTTTGATTACCTGCATTGTTATGGGTTACTAGTTCATACACACAAGGTATAACCACCAGATTCAGAATGGTTGCAGAAAGTAAACCACCCAAAATAACAACCGCCATAGGGCTTTGGATCTCACTACCCGGTTCACCTCCTTTTAAGGCTAGCGGAATAAGCGCCAAACCAGTTGTAAAAGCGGTCATCAGGATTGGATTCAGTCTATCTAACGCCCCGGTTTTTATAAGTTCATAACCTTTCCAACCTTCTTTTCTTAGATCTTCATATCTCGAAACGAGTAAGATTCCATTTCGGGTTGCTATTCCAAAGAGACTTATAAATCCAATAGTAGAAGCTATACTTACAATTCCGGAAGTAAAGTAAACGATCAGGATTCCGCCAATAAGTGCCAATGGCAAATTGATAAGTACAACAAATGCCAGCTTTACATTATTGAATTCAAAATAAAGCAATAAAAAGATCACAAAAATGGCTATCACGGCCGTGATTAAAAGCATTTGCGAAGCTCTTGACTCACTTTCGAACTGCCCGCCATACTGTACCCTATAACCTTCCGGAATAGTCACCGAAGAATTTACAGTTTCCCGGATCTCTTCTACCGCACTTCTCAAGTCACGGCCCTGCACATTAGCGGCAACGACAATTTTACGCTGCACATCTTCCCTGCTTATGGTATTAGGGCTGCTAACCGAAGAAACTTGTGCCAGCTGCTCTAGTGGCACCTGTGATCCATTCGGCAGACCAATCAAAGCGGTTTTGATTTTCTCAATGCTATTTCTGAAACCTTCTTCATAACGTACCACCAGATCAAAATACTTCTGTCCTTCATAGATCTCCCCTACTTCGTGTCCTGCAAAAGCCACATCCACCTGCACCATCAGCTGGCCAACTGTCATTCCGTAAGCGGAAAGGATCTGACGTTTTGGAGTGATCTTGATTTGCGGTACTTCGATCTGCTGATCTACAGCTACATCGGCAAGTCCATCGATAGGTTTTATATTCTCCTCCACGCTTTTACCTATTTCATACAACTGTTGCAGATCAGGGCCAAAAATTTTGATCGCGATATTGGCCCTGGTTCCTGAGAGCATATGATCTATACGGTGGGCAATAGGCTGTCCAAGGGTGATATTAACACCAGGAACGATGCTGAGTTTATTTCTAACATCTTCAAAAAATTCCTCCTTGGACTTATCTTCCAGGGTAAACGGGACATCGATCTCGGCGGCATTCACCCCCTGGGCATGCTCGTCCAATTCGGCTCTTCCTGTTCTTCTGGTAACCACAGCAACTTCCGGCATCTCAAGCAACAATTGCTCTACCTGTTTCCCGGTCTTATTGCTTTCTTCCAGCGACATTCCCGGAGGACCAACCACACTAATTACCATAGAACCCTCATTAAATTCCGGAAGAAAACTTCTTCCTAATTGAGTAAAGAGGGCAATACTCAGTAAAAAAGCGATCACTGTGACCGTTATCACTGTTTTGGGAATCCTTAATGCTCTATTTAGAATATCAGCATAAGACTTCTGTAACCATCTTTCAACTTTAGTCCCTTCAGCCTGTTTCTTCAGCATCTTTTCCTTTTTCAGAAGATAGGTGCACAATACAGGAGTGACGGTTACCGCCACCACCAAAGAAGTCAGGACTGAAGTTATAAATGCTATTCCGAGAGGCTTCAGCAATCGCCCTTCCATTCCGCCAAGAAAAAATAGCGGTACAAAAGAAACAATAATGATAAGTGTCGCAATGATGATCGAACTTCTAATTTCAACCGAAGCTTCCCTTACCACTGTAATAACCCCCTGCCTTTCAGCTTTTGGTTTTCGAATGTTCTCCCGAAGGCGTTTGTAAACGTTCTCAACATCAATGATGGCATCATCTACCAAAGCTCCAATTGCAATAGCCATACCTCCTAAACTCATTGTATTGATGGTATACCCAAGCATTTTCAAAACAATTATTGACACCAGTAATGAAATTGGAATTGCCAGCAGCGAAATGAGGGTTGTACGCCAGTTCATTAAGAAAATAAAGAGTACAATCACTACAAAAAATGCTCCTTCCAGCAGCGTCATATTAAGATTACTTATGGAAGCATCAATAAAATCGGCTTGTCGGAAGATCTGGCTTTTGATCTCTACGCTTTCAGGA contains the following coding sequences:
- a CDS encoding ArsR/SmtB family transcription factor encodes the protein MKLEITCTRAQADHKQLLNCKATLDKMDDNFKEITKLLSIAGNEVRLKILFLLNMENELCPCDIADILEMSVPAISQHIRKIKDAGFIKSRREGQTLYYSLVGEKTTLLNNIFTSLRTSKK
- the merTP gene encoding mercuric transport protein MerTP, with product MKSSSKSTNSAFASLLTAITASLCCITPLIAILAGSGGIATMFSWLEPFRPYLIGLTIGILVFAWYLKLKPRTQKEIECACDEDEKTSFWRSKSFLFVITVFTALMLTFPYYSRLFYNASEKEILVVAENNIEKKIIEIEGMTCAGCEAHVENEVNKLPGIISVKASYENSNAIVEFDKSKVTATEIFMAINKTGYKAITAEKKIR
- a CDS encoding dihydrolipoyl dehydrogenase family protein, translated to MKKYDVFVIGSGMSGMTAANKCASKGLKVGITDELPYGGTCALRGCDPKKVIIGATEVRDFAQRLKGNGIDTIPKVNWEDIMAFKQSFVDAMPPKIEKAYKNKDIDTYHTAAKFLSDNTLQVGDEVIEADKIVIATGAKPRILDFEGGEYALSSTDFLNLKELPQSLLFIGGGYIAFEFAHIAARAGAEVTIVHRSKKPLENFEQDIVEHLVNATEELGIKLILETEVSGIEKTEEGYNVKGNKNGKDVSFTVEAVFNSAGRPPAIFDLDLEKANISYSKKGIAVNEYLQSTSNPRIYAAGDAADTRGLPLTPVAVLEGHTLASNIIKGNKKEVSYPPMPTVVFTHPTMASVGLTEKQANEKGIQYKVNYKSADDWFNAKRLNVKEYAFKTIEDQEEQILLGAHLIGPNSEEVINIFAMAIKTKMKLQELRTMIFAYPTMASDIPHML
- a CDS encoding GDCCVxC domain-containing (seleno)protein — its product is MELKLKSELTCPNCGYKKEELMPTTACQFFYECENCKQVLKPKEGDCCVFCSYGSVACPPIQGGSACC
- a CDS encoding efflux RND transporter permease subunit, yielding MLNKILSISLQNRLLVLLAAVVLSITGFYLARNMNVDVFPDLTAPTVTILTEAHGMESEEVEKLVTYQLETAMNGSPNVRRIRSSSAAGISIVWVEFDWGTDIYKARQIVSERIPMVRENLPSGIGAPTMAPISSIMGEVMLLGVTSDSLSPMELRTLSDWQIRPRIKAIGGIANVVVIGGDYKQYQVFANPGKMKYYDVSLEELTEKVREANTNAPGGFLNEYGNQYIIKGNGRAYALEDLEEAVVKQVNGQSIKIKDIAEVQIGSADKIGDGSLNAEPAVILTISKQPDVNTLELTERLDEAIAELETSLPESVEIKSQIFRQADFIDASISNLNMTLLEGAFFVVIVLFIFLMNWRTTLISLLAIPISLLVSIIVLKMLGYTINTMSLGGMAIAIGALVDDAIIDVENVYKRLRENIRKPKAERQGVITVVREASVEIRSSIIIATLIIIVSFVPLFFLGGMEGRLLKPLGIAFITSVLTSLVVAVTVTPVLCTYLLKKEKMLKKQAEGTKVERWLQKSYADILNRALRIPKTVITVTVIAFLLSIALFTQLGRSFLPEFNEGSMVISVVGPPGMSLEESNKTGKQVEQLLLEMPEVAVVTRRTGRAELDEHAQGVNAAEIDVPFTLEDKSKEEFFEDVRNKLSIVPGVNITLGQPIAHRIDHMLSGTRANIAIKIFGPDLQQLYEIGKSVEENIKPIDGLADVAVDQQIEVPQIKITPKRQILSAYGMTVGQLMVQVDVAFAGHEVGEIYEGQKYFDLVVRYEEGFRNSIEKIKTALIGLPNGSQVPLEQLAQVSSVSSPNTISREDVQRKIVVAANVQGRDLRSAVEEIRETVNSSVTIPEGYRVQYGGQFESESRASQMLLITAVIAIFVIFLLLYFEFNNVKLAFVVLINLPLALIGGILIVYFTSGIVSIASTIGFISLFGIATRNGILLVSRYEDLRKEGWKGYELIKTGALDRLNPILMTAFTTGLALIPLALKGGEPGSEIQSPMAVVILGGLLSATILNLVVIPCVYELVTHNNAGNQNIIE